In Homalodisca vitripennis isolate AUS2020 unplaced genomic scaffold, UT_GWSS_2.1 ScUCBcl_2358;HRSCAF=7034, whole genome shotgun sequence, the following are encoded in one genomic region:
- the LOC124371972 gene encoding histone H4 has protein sequence MTGRGKGGKGLGKGGAKRHRKVLRDNIQGITKPAIRRLARRGGVKRISGLIYEETRGVLKVFLENVIRDAVTYTEHAKRKTVTAMDVVYALKRQGRTLYGFGG, from the coding sequence ATGACCGGTCGAGGCAAAGGTGGTAAGGGGCTGGGAAAGGGAGGCGCCAAGCGTCACAGGAAGGTGCTCCGTGACAACATCCAGGGCATCACCAAGCCCGCAATCCGTCGTCTGGCTCGCCGCGGCGGTGTCAAGCGTATCTCGGGCCTCATCTACGAGGAGACCCGCGGAGTGCTCAAGGTGTTTCTGGAGAACGTGATCCGTGACGCCGTCACATACACCGAGCACGCCAAGAGGAAGACGGTCACCGCCATGGACGTCGTGTACGCGCTCAAACGCCAGGGCCGCACACTGTACGGTTTCGGAGGTTAA